A genomic window from Halodesulfovibrio sp. includes:
- a CDS encoding homocysteine biosynthesis protein: MAHTKVNKTIAEINERIRSGKAVVLNAEEMTDAVRTMGKEKAAKEVDVVTTGTFSPMCSSGLLFNIGQQEPPTIKTSKVTLNGVPAYSGLAAVDGYLGATEPREDDPLNKVYPGQFKYGGGNVIEDLVAGRSVSLRAEAYGTDCYPRKLYERDITLADLPHAELFNPRNCYQNYNAAVNLTSRIIYTYMGPLKPNLRNVNFATAGCLSPLFNDPLFKTIGLGTRIFLGGGIGYVIGAGTQHVPNPKRNERGIPLSPSGTLELKGDLKQMDARYLRGLSFLGYGNTMSVGVGIPIPILNEEIAWYTGVADSDIQMPVKDYGHDYPNGLPRVLQHCTYEELKSGEVEIMGKKVETVPMTSYPISLEVADKLKEWIQKGEFLLSEPVEKIPAW, from the coding sequence GTGGCACACACTAAAGTAAATAAAACTATTGCTGAGATTAATGAGCGAATTCGTTCCGGTAAGGCTGTTGTATTAAACGCAGAAGAAATGACTGATGCGGTACGTACAATGGGTAAAGAAAAGGCTGCCAAAGAGGTAGACGTTGTTACTACCGGTACATTTTCGCCTATGTGCTCGTCCGGTCTTCTTTTTAATATCGGTCAACAGGAGCCACCTACAATTAAAACATCCAAGGTCACCCTTAATGGTGTTCCAGCCTATTCCGGGCTTGCCGCAGTGGATGGATATTTAGGTGCGACTGAGCCGCGGGAAGACGATCCGCTGAACAAAGTGTATCCCGGACAATTTAAATATGGCGGCGGCAACGTTATTGAAGATTTGGTTGCCGGACGCTCTGTTTCGTTACGCGCTGAAGCGTATGGCACAGACTGTTATCCACGAAAATTGTATGAACGGGATATAACTCTCGCTGATTTGCCGCATGCAGAGCTGTTTAATCCCCGAAATTGTTACCAGAACTATAATGCTGCGGTAAACCTTACCAGCCGCATTATATATACCTACATGGGACCTCTTAAGCCTAATTTGCGTAACGTAAACTTTGCGACAGCTGGCTGCTTGTCACCATTGTTTAACGATCCGTTATTCAAGACTATCGGGCTTGGTACTCGTATCTTCCTTGGTGGTGGTATCGGCTATGTTATCGGGGCAGGTACACAGCATGTACCAAACCCTAAGCGCAACGAGCGGGGAATTCCTCTTTCACCTTCCGGTACGTTAGAACTTAAAGGTGATTTAAAACAAATGGATGCAAGATACTTGCGCGGTTTAAGTTTCTTAGGGTACGGTAACACCATGAGCGTTGGTGTCGGTATTCCGATTCCAATATTAAATGAGGAAATTGCGTGGTACACGGGTGTGGCAGACAGTGACATCCAAATGCCGGTTAAGGATTACGGGCATGATTACCCCAACGGGTTACCACGCGTGCTGCAACATTGTACGTACGAGGAATTGAAGTCTGGTGAAGTAGAAATTATGGGTAAAAAGGTTGAAACAGTACCGATGACCAGTTACCCGATTTCCCTCGAAGTTGCAGACAAACTTAAAGAATGGATTCAAAAGGGCGAGTTTCTTTTGAGCGAACCAGTGGAAAAAATACCCGCATGGTAA
- a CDS encoding tetratricopeptide repeat protein, with product MSMESVLAKMEFRKFEASIIDFFMKKNGYAIVLTEDTNFTTLLRQTLNKHLGLRNKCFTQVSTVEETIKNIKKELAADRKLLVFIERIFKDREMSSLVRKIKKEYSQCKIFITMTEAPKEQFILLHELGADNFITKPIAINTFIEKVAHSIKPQSKISQLIDIAKTMLEQGAYEDAANVGRTVLKAKPGLSAALLVMGDAYKGMKKYEQAHKCYMGAGDSAPLFLDPLKKLADLYGVAGVKKRQLDCLTKLDKMSPLNVERKLDIGHIYVDLGNFVSADAYFEGAVRQANKEAMDYLGSVSQRIASAYEKHDPERAELFLRRALRVKGDNLEKADVETFNSLGIVLRKQGKWRDAITEYKRALQISRKDENLYYNIAVASAEGKDYKQAAACLKKVIQLNQEFVRTEPATAYNMGLIFYKAGELEMAKVHLDICLEIDPTHAGARKVLSLM from the coding sequence ATGTCGATGGAAAGTGTTTTAGCCAAAATGGAGTTTCGAAAGTTCGAGGCTAGCATAATCGATTTTTTCATGAAGAAGAATGGTTATGCGATTGTCTTGACGGAAGATACGAACTTTACGACACTTTTGCGGCAGACTCTTAACAAACACCTTGGGTTGCGAAATAAGTGTTTTACGCAAGTTAGTACCGTCGAAGAGACAATAAAAAATATTAAAAAAGAACTTGCTGCCGACAGAAAGTTGCTGGTCTTTATCGAGCGTATTTTTAAAGACAGGGAAATGTCTTCGCTCGTCCGCAAAATTAAGAAAGAATACAGTCAATGTAAGATTTTTATTACCATGACTGAAGCTCCTAAAGAGCAGTTTATTCTCCTGCACGAACTTGGTGCTGATAACTTTATTACAAAGCCTATCGCGATTAATACTTTTATTGAAAAAGTCGCTCACAGCATTAAGCCCCAAAGTAAAATTTCTCAGCTTATTGATATCGCAAAGACCATGCTTGAGCAGGGAGCCTATGAAGATGCTGCCAATGTCGGCAGAACCGTCCTTAAGGCTAAGCCGGGGTTGTCTGCTGCTCTGCTTGTTATGGGTGATGCGTATAAGGGAATGAAAAAGTACGAGCAGGCGCATAAGTGCTACATGGGGGCAGGGGATTCTGCTCCGTTATTTCTTGATCCCTTAAAAAAACTTGCAGATTTATATGGTGTTGCAGGGGTTAAAAAAAGACAGCTCGATTGTCTGACAAAGCTGGACAAAATGAGTCCGCTTAATGTTGAGCGCAAGCTGGATATTGGTCACATTTACGTCGATCTGGGTAACTTTGTAAGCGCAGATGCGTATTTTGAGGGTGCTGTTCGTCAGGCAAATAAGGAAGCAATGGACTATTTGGGAAGCGTGTCCCAGCGTATTGCTTCGGCCTACGAAAAGCATGACCCTGAACGTGCTGAACTTTTCTTGCGCAGAGCCTTGCGCGTAAAAGGGGATAATCTGGAAAAAGCAGATGTTGAGACTTTCAACAGTCTCGGTATTGTTCTGCGAAAGCAGGGTAAATGGCGTGACGCTATTACAGAATACAAACGCGCTCTTCAAATTTCCCGCAAAGATGAAAACTTGTACTACAACATTGCTGTCGCTTCTGCTGAAGGGAAGGACTATAAGCAGGCAGCGGCTTGTTTGAAAAAGGTCATTCAGCTGAATCAGGAGTTTGTTCGTACAGAGCCAGCAACTGCCTACAATATGGGATTGATCTTTTATAAGGCGGGAGAGCTGGAGATGGCAAAAGTACATTTAGATATTTGCTTAGAGATTGATCCAACTCACGCAGGTGCCAGAAAAGTTTTATCACTTATGTAA
- a CDS encoding mandelate racemase/muconate lactonizing enzyme family protein, whose product MKDCKISRVELYAVADREAPPIPWADNQEPLLYTNNIVRLVTEDGIEGLGATISYTENDFDRCIIESMRTIVPGLIGKNPLMTEELYAWLGARCSWGGLPAKSPIDIAAWDIKAKKARMPLYMLLGGARNKILSYASTPMFDTVEEYFPYIDECIEHGFTAIKLHCYCVFKKDLALVNAVQERYGKTGIRFMLDTATFYTPEEAMKMAKLMEKYDWEWLEAPVSDYDYKTYQRLVDKTDLEISSHGNCLLTLQEVTYALGNDFWSDVRQDATVCGGITPLNKCFAIAEGHSKRLEIQSMGYTITQAANLHVALAHYNCNYFEQFYPYESFELACNTPIRTDKEGYVHAPAGNGLGVEMDWDKVKEASIASYVFE is encoded by the coding sequence ATGAAAGACTGCAAAATCAGCCGCGTTGAATTGTATGCCGTTGCCGACCGCGAAGCACCCCCTATTCCGTGGGCAGACAATCAGGAACCACTGCTTTACACAAACAACATCGTAAGACTGGTTACTGAAGACGGCATTGAAGGTCTTGGAGCAACTATCAGCTATACTGAAAACGATTTTGATCGCTGCATTATCGAGAGTATGCGTACCATCGTTCCAGGACTCATTGGTAAAAACCCGCTGATGACTGAAGAGTTATATGCATGGCTTGGAGCACGCTGTTCTTGGGGTGGACTGCCTGCAAAATCACCAATTGATATAGCTGCTTGGGATATCAAAGCGAAAAAAGCCAGAATGCCTTTATACATGCTGCTCGGCGGTGCACGCAACAAAATACTCTCTTACGCATCAACGCCAATGTTCGACACCGTAGAAGAGTACTTCCCATACATCGATGAATGTATCGAACATGGTTTTACCGCCATTAAACTCCATTGCTACTGCGTATTTAAAAAAGATCTCGCTTTAGTGAATGCGGTTCAGGAGCGCTACGGAAAAACCGGCATCCGCTTTATGCTCGACACTGCAACATTCTACACTCCAGAAGAAGCCATGAAGATGGCAAAACTGATGGAAAAATACGACTGGGAATGGTTGGAAGCACCAGTTTCTGACTACGACTACAAAACCTACCAGCGTCTTGTAGACAAAACCGATCTTGAAATTTCAAGTCACGGCAACTGCCTGCTCACCCTTCAGGAAGTAACTTACGCTCTTGGCAACGACTTCTGGTCTGATGTTCGTCAGGATGCGACTGTTTGCGGCGGTATTACTCCGTTGAACAAATGCTTCGCCATTGCTGAAGGTCATTCCAAACGTCTTGAAATTCAGTCTATGGGTTACACAATTACTCAAGCTGCAAACCTCCACGTTGCCTTAGCACACTACAACTGCAACTACTTCGAACAGTTCTACCCATACGAAAGCTTTGAGCTTGCATGTAACACTCCTATCCGCACCGACAAAGAAGGCTACGTTCATGCCCCTGCTGGCAACGGTCTTGGTGTTGAGATGGACTGGGATAAAGTAAAAGAAGCTTCTATTGCTTCCTATGTATTTGAATAG
- the pyrE gene encoding orotate phosphoribosyltransferase, whose amino-acid sequence MTELKKRLAKLLYEKSYKEGDFTLASGKKSEYYFDCRQTALHPEGAWLMGNLFYDLICGLENASEVKGVGGMTLGADPLVSSTSVISYEKGGHLPALIVRKQPKGHGTGQGVEGLANFEDGDVVVMLEDVVTTGGSVITAIERIEASGLKVSCVCAVLDRDEGGREALAERGYKLVSIFDRKELVALATS is encoded by the coding sequence ATGACAGAATTAAAAAAACGTCTTGCAAAACTTCTGTACGAGAAGTCTTACAAAGAAGGCGACTTTACTCTCGCATCCGGCAAGAAGAGTGAGTACTATTTTGACTGCCGTCAGACCGCTCTGCACCCTGAAGGTGCCTGGCTGATGGGCAATCTTTTTTACGATCTCATCTGCGGTTTAGAGAATGCTTCAGAAGTGAAAGGCGTGGGCGGTATGACTCTTGGTGCAGACCCGCTTGTAAGCTCTACTTCTGTAATTTCTTATGAGAAAGGTGGACACCTGCCTGCGCTTATCGTGCGTAAGCAGCCTAAAGGTCATGGCACTGGTCAAGGTGTTGAAGGCTTGGCTAACTTTGAAGATGGTGACGTAGTTGTCATGCTTGAAGATGTTGTAACTACAGGTGGTTCTGTTATTACTGCAATTGAACGCATCGAAGCGTCTGGTCTTAAAGTGTCTTGCGTATGTGCAGTTCTTGATCGTGATGAAGGTGGTCGTGAAGCCCTTGCAGAGCGTGGTTACAAACTGGTATCCATCTTTGATCGTAAAGAGCTTGTTGCATTAGCTACTAGCTAA
- a CDS encoding ion transporter: protein MRRKTVRQIVYTTMYLRETLAGKIFNAILIASIVMSVLVVLAYSIPSVAAEYWFAVNYLEFFFTVLFTIEYLLRIWCTPSPKTYITSPFGVIDFLSVAPTWVTILFPVFPSLALLRLFRVLRILRLVKLLQYLNDTHLMLQILRNSRRRIAVLSLWIMVLVVIFGTLMYVIEGQEHGFTSIPTSIYWAIVTLTTVGYGDITPQTVLGKVVASLIMLIGYSMIVILAGVISQGFIDAKKEIGEMNCSSCGTQDHSPDAVYCKRCGKRL, encoded by the coding sequence ATGAGGCGAAAAACTGTCCGGCAGATTGTATATACAACTATGTACCTGCGTGAAACGCTGGCGGGTAAGATTTTTAACGCAATTCTTATCGCCTCGATAGTAATGTCGGTTCTTGTGGTACTTGCATACTCCATCCCCTCAGTCGCGGCTGAGTATTGGTTTGCAGTAAATTATTTGGAATTTTTTTTTACGGTTCTTTTTACTATAGAATATTTGCTCAGGATATGGTGCACGCCGTCTCCTAAAACATATATTACCAGTCCTTTCGGGGTGATAGACTTTCTTTCTGTTGCTCCGACATGGGTGACAATTCTGTTCCCTGTCTTTCCTTCATTAGCACTTTTGCGCCTTTTTCGCGTGTTGCGTATTCTTCGGTTAGTAAAGTTATTGCAGTATTTGAACGATACGCACTTAATGTTGCAAATTTTGCGCAACAGCCGCCGCAGAATAGCAGTGCTGTCTTTGTGGATTATGGTGCTTGTCGTTATCTTCGGAACGTTAATGTACGTTATCGAAGGGCAGGAGCACGGATTTACTTCAATTCCCACCTCCATTTACTGGGCAATAGTTACTCTGACTACGGTTGGGTATGGAGACATAACACCACAGACTGTGCTGGGTAAGGTAGTCGCTTCGCTCATCATGCTGATAGGGTACAGCATGATTGTAATTCTTGCCGGAGTCATATCGCAGGGATTTATTGATGCGAAAAAAGAGATCGGAGAGATGAATTGCAGCTCTTGCGGAACACAGGATCACTCTCCCGATGCAGTGTATTGTAAGCGGTGCGGAAAAAGGTTGTAG
- a CDS encoding zinc ribbon domain-containing protein, with the protein MPIYEYRCNACEQIFEEWTTSCSESDESITCPVCGGVAERIMSNTTFVLKGGGWYVSEYGKNSAASNPAKKNIPSGSSGCSDSSSSSAS; encoded by the coding sequence ATGCCCATTTATGAATACCGCTGTAATGCGTGTGAACAAATTTTTGAAGAATGGACAACATCCTGTTCTGAGAGTGATGAGTCCATTACATGTCCTGTATGCGGCGGAGTAGCCGAACGTATTATGTCCAACACTACCTTTGTATTAAAAGGCGGTGGCTGGTATGTTTCCGAATATGGAAAAAACAGTGCGGCATCGAATCCCGCTAAAAAGAACATTCCATCCGGTTCTTCCGGGTGTTCCGACTCCTCATCCTCTTCTGCATCTTAG
- the purB gene encoding adenylosuccinate lyase, with protein sequence MIDRYTRPEMGQLWTLENKFRVWLEVEIAVCEAWHRLGEIDDESMKQIREKADFDVDRILEIEETTRHDVIAFLTAVEEKVGPAARFIHLGCTSSDIVDTANGVLLSRAGDIILKDFEKMLETLKTIAHENKGRLCMGRTHGIHAEPTSFGLKMAGFYAEFKRHYERFKAAVEGIRVGKISGAVGTMAMIPSEVESITCEVLGLAVDPISTQVINRDRYAAYFTALAVAAGGIERLCVELRHLQRTEVLEAEEGFRKGQKGSSAMPHKKNPISAENLTGISRLIRSNSLSAMENQALWHERDISHSSVERVIMPDTTILMNYMLNRLSNLVSNLRVIPENMDRNLVGSMGLFFSQRVLLALVETGMGRQDAYVMVQKCAMESWDTKQLFEDLVRKDPEISARISSEKMDEVFDASYYLRHEDLIFGRVFNS encoded by the coding sequence ATGATCGATCGTTATACTCGCCCTGAAATGGGTCAGCTCTGGACGCTTGAAAACAAATTCCGCGTCTGGCTCGAAGTTGAAATCGCTGTTTGTGAGGCATGGCACCGCCTTGGCGAAATCGATGATGAAAGTATGAAGCAGATTCGTGAGAAGGCCGATTTTGACGTGGACCGTATTCTGGAAATTGAGGAAACCACGCGTCATGACGTGATTGCTTTTCTCACTGCTGTAGAAGAAAAAGTTGGTCCGGCAGCCCGTTTTATCCACCTTGGCTGTACTTCTTCCGACATTGTAGACACAGCGAACGGCGTTCTGCTTTCCCGTGCAGGTGATATCATTCTCAAAGATTTTGAAAAAATGCTTGAGACTTTGAAAACTATCGCGCACGAGAATAAAGGTCGTCTGTGCATGGGACGTACACACGGTATCCATGCTGAGCCGACAAGCTTCGGTTTGAAAATGGCTGGTTTTTATGCAGAATTTAAACGTCACTATGAGCGCTTTAAAGCTGCGGTAGAAGGTATTCGCGTCGGTAAAATTTCCGGTGCTGTAGGCACAATGGCGATGATTCCGTCAGAAGTTGAATCCATAACCTGTGAAGTTCTCGGTCTTGCAGTAGACCCGATTTCTACTCAGGTTATCAACCGCGACCGTTACGCAGCTTACTTTACTGCACTTGCTGTTGCAGCTGGTGGTATTGAGCGTCTTTGCGTGGAACTGCGCCACCTGCAACGTACAGAAGTGCTTGAGGCAGAAGAAGGCTTCCGCAAAGGTCAAAAAGGCTCTTCTGCTATGCCACATAAGAAAAACCCGATTTCAGCAGAAAACCTTACAGGTATTTCCCGCCTTATCCGTAGCAACTCACTTTCTGCTATGGAAAATCAGGCATTGTGGCACGAGCGTGACATCAGTCACTCCTCTGTTGAGCGTGTAATTATGCCGGATACCACTATCCTTATGAACTACATGCTCAACCGCTTGTCCAACCTTGTTTCTAACCTGCGTGTTATTCCAGAAAACATGGATCGCAATCTTGTTGGTTCTATGGGACTGTTCTTTTCCCAGCGTGTGCTTCTTGCTCTCGTTGAAACAGGTATGGGACGTCAGGATGCATACGTAATGGTACAAAAATGTGCCATGGAAAGTTGGGACACTAAACAGCTCTTTGAAGACTTAGTCCGAAAAGATCCTGAAATCAGTGCTCGCATTTCATCTGAAAAAATGGATGAAGTGTTCGACGCAAGTTACTACCTGCGTCATGAAGACTTGATTTTCGGTCGCGTGTTCAACTCTTAA
- a CDS encoding GntR family transcriptional regulator yields MNNKSQSEFARLEIERKLVFGELDTSTLYSENKLASLLNLGRTPVREALLKLEYDNMLKVHPRKGIEFLTITPEQQIQMLEVRRQIEPICLRFAILRGTASQKSAMLRLGDKIVLCSEDGDEEGILQCLQDIHTLVADSTGNPYFHNTMEQVQSLSRRFWFANKEESDNLKGSLIHRVIMRAVAFGNEEEAVEGSHNLMSHLTEAAFRKIIAKG; encoded by the coding sequence ATGAATAATAAATCGCAATCTGAATTTGCACGTCTTGAGATTGAGCGGAAGCTTGTTTTTGGGGAGCTGGATACTTCGACTCTGTATTCTGAGAATAAGTTGGCGTCGCTGCTTAATCTTGGACGTACGCCAGTGCGCGAAGCGTTGTTGAAACTAGAGTACGACAATATGCTTAAGGTTCATCCACGCAAAGGTATTGAGTTTTTAACGATAACACCTGAGCAACAGATTCAGATGTTAGAGGTGCGCCGACAAATTGAACCAATTTGCCTGCGTTTTGCGATTCTGCGCGGAACGGCTTCGCAAAAGTCAGCAATGCTCAGGCTGGGAGATAAGATAGTGTTATGTTCAGAAGATGGCGACGAAGAAGGGATTCTTCAGTGTCTTCAGGATATACATACGCTTGTTGCTGACTCCACTGGCAATCCGTATTTTCATAATACAATGGAACAGGTGCAAAGCCTTTCAAGGCGGTTCTGGTTCGCCAATAAAGAAGAATCAGATAACTTGAAAGGAAGCCTTATTCATCGTGTTATTATGCGCGCTGTTGCCTTCGGGAATGAAGAGGAGGCTGTTGAAGGTTCACATAATCTTATGTCACACCTTACAGAAGCTGCGTTTCGAAAGATTATTGCAAAAGGATAA
- the larE gene encoding ATP-dependent sacrificial sulfur transferase LarE, whose product MVNTAKLQALESKLKGFFSPVLAFSGGVDSRFLAHVMHRANIEFMAVHITGEHVPRAESAKALKWLQTHHIPYRALRLSPLSVPEIAANDKARCYHCKRLLFATIQEMVECNDGKGPQPTILDGTNASDLCEYRPGLKALKELGIVSPLALCSITKEDVRELAIETGMEHADQPATPCLLTRFSYGTAPDEQMLQQVEDCENALKRYGLQNFRVRILDDGSQVLQISSAEKGMLHKHHVAIEDTLRRVGFEAVQIHCTEKVSGFHDKRSE is encoded by the coding sequence ATGGTAAATACTGCAAAGCTTCAAGCCCTTGAGTCTAAACTCAAGGGCTTTTTTTCTCCCGTACTGGCATTTTCCGGTGGTGTGGACAGCCGTTTTTTAGCGCATGTCATGCATCGGGCAAACATAGAGTTCATGGCTGTACATATTACAGGTGAACATGTGCCCCGTGCAGAATCTGCAAAGGCGCTGAAGTGGTTGCAAACGCATCATATACCGTATCGAGCATTGCGCTTGTCGCCGCTTTCTGTGCCGGAAATTGCGGCAAACGATAAAGCTCGCTGCTATCATTGCAAGCGTCTGCTGTTTGCCACAATTCAAGAGATGGTCGAGTGCAATGATGGCAAAGGACCACAGCCTACTATACTTGATGGTACTAATGCTTCTGACTTGTGTGAATATCGACCGGGGCTGAAGGCGCTAAAAGAGCTTGGAATTGTCAGCCCTCTTGCACTGTGCTCCATTACAAAAGAAGATGTACGTGAGTTGGCGATCGAAACAGGAATGGAGCATGCCGACCAGCCTGCGACCCCGTGCCTGCTGACGCGGTTCTCGTATGGAACTGCGCCTGATGAGCAAATGTTGCAGCAAGTTGAGGATTGCGAGAATGCCCTGAAGCGATATGGACTGCAAAATTTTCGAGTGCGAATACTAGATGACGGCTCTCAGGTGCTTCAAATTTCCAGCGCAGAAAAAGGTATGTTGCACAAACACCATGTTGCAATTGAAGATACGTTGCGTCGTGTCGGCTTTGAGGCAGTGCAAATTCATTGTACTGAAAAAGTAAGCGGCTTTCATGATAAGAGGTCGGAATAA
- a CDS encoding L,D-transpeptidase family protein produces MRLFLYFFLIAICFTISTGSASAGWQAVISEEAVELPMLVTVDKSRQSAQFFGHKASELASTQVPCSSGQVKGDKQREGDRKTPEGIYFVEHRRTAGLDYALYGKEAYTLNYPNPVDKLRKKNGHGIWIHGRGAPIVPRETKGCIAMNNPDIADLNARVTINTPVVLAEKVAPYFKADAEVHTLQEKTKQWLAAWQNRSSDFLQMFSSEAFSKSMNESFTSFAHKKKNLFSRLPWIITWTDHVNVLQGPDYWVTWFEQYYRAPNLVSQGTRRLYWQKNDEGEFAIVGMEWVERNNGLEKAYLNAVATGVHTFLDAWVIDWKSASVEKYIEKYAPNAVQGVRRGAKSIAEHKRTVWQHAMPAQITLSDITMSMSRRGLEVSMNQYYGDSTGYTDKGRKTLVLLPQHDRWVIVSEEWRAR; encoded by the coding sequence ATGCGCTTGTTTCTGTATTTTTTTCTGATTGCCATTTGTTTTACCATTTCTACGGGGTCTGCGTCTGCCGGTTGGCAGGCTGTTATTTCTGAAGAAGCTGTTGAGCTTCCTATGCTTGTTACTGTGGATAAATCCCGACAGTCTGCACAATTTTTTGGACATAAAGCCAGTGAACTTGCATCTACCCAAGTTCCATGCAGCTCTGGGCAGGTAAAAGGCGATAAGCAGCGTGAAGGAGATAGAAAAACTCCCGAAGGCATCTATTTTGTCGAACATCGGAGAACTGCCGGACTCGACTACGCTTTGTATGGAAAAGAAGCCTATACACTTAATTATCCTAACCCAGTTGATAAATTGAGAAAAAAGAACGGGCATGGTATTTGGATACATGGCAGGGGTGCTCCTATTGTTCCGCGAGAAACAAAAGGCTGCATCGCTATGAATAATCCTGATATTGCTGACTTGAATGCACGAGTCACAATTAATACTCCTGTTGTTTTAGCCGAAAAGGTAGCACCATACTTTAAAGCTGATGCCGAAGTGCATACTTTACAGGAAAAAACAAAGCAGTGGCTTGCTGCGTGGCAGAATCGCTCTTCTGATTTTTTACAGATGTTTTCATCGGAAGCGTTTTCTAAAAGCATGAATGAGTCGTTTACTTCTTTTGCTCATAAAAAAAAGAATCTTTTTTCAAGACTTCCTTGGATAATTACATGGACAGATCATGTAAATGTATTGCAAGGTCCTGATTACTGGGTAACTTGGTTTGAGCAGTATTATAGAGCGCCCAATCTTGTTTCCCAAGGGACTCGTCGTTTGTATTGGCAAAAAAACGATGAAGGGGAGTTTGCAATTGTCGGTATGGAGTGGGTTGAAAGAAACAATGGATTAGAAAAAGCATACCTTAACGCTGTGGCTACGGGTGTGCATACATTTTTAGATGCTTGGGTTATTGATTGGAAAAGTGCTTCAGTAGAAAAGTACATTGAAAAGTACGCACCAAATGCAGTTCAAGGTGTACGCCGTGGGGCTAAATCTATTGCGGAGCACAAACGTACAGTATGGCAGCATGCAATGCCTGCTCAAATAACCCTTTCTGATATAACCATGAGCATGTCTAGACGAGGACTTGAAGTAAGTATGAATCAGTACTATGGAGATAGTAC
- a CDS encoding FAD-dependent oxidoreductase, whose protein sequence is MEFWNEKAISSHTEPVLKEVDVVVCGGGPSGVAAATVCGRQGLNTLLIEKNGFCGGAAVSGLSGTICGLYLTQEDIENKEPEQVVFGFAEEFKKRLTEKGGLTEPQIYGNTHVLTFDPFCWREVADDMLEEANVSVLYHTLVSEVSKDENTLTAIRIESSAGNSYIKAKAFIDCTGDAALIAKSGLEYTFGDNGAIQNPTMMFRVSNVDSPAFYEYFGKDTICPADCTRKLSDAYAKGTYNTPRDRVWIFPTPQESIFLMNCTQLAGQHGEMLNVINPEDRSHAEISGRRAAREYHRFFKDNIPAFNESELIDMAPEVGVRQTRTIVGEKQLSNEHVANCTKCDDSIARSSWPIELHAGEVSKLQWLTNDYYEIPYGTLVPKDLRNVIVAGRSLCAEHEALASSRVTAQCFEYGHAAAVATGLLFEENCSYKDVTVNELRTRMVANGSSL, encoded by the coding sequence TTGGAATTTTGGAATGAAAAAGCGATATCTTCGCACACTGAACCTGTTTTAAAAGAAGTAGACGTTGTTGTTTGCGGCGGTGGGCCTTCAGGTGTTGCAGCTGCAACTGTCTGTGGTCGCCAAGGACTCAACACTCTGCTTATTGAAAAAAACGGATTCTGCGGAGGAGCAGCTGTTTCAGGTCTTTCAGGTACTATCTGCGGTCTTTATTTGACGCAGGAAGACATCGAAAACAAAGAACCTGAACAGGTTGTTTTCGGATTTGCTGAAGAGTTCAAAAAACGCCTGACTGAAAAAGGTGGACTGACTGAACCGCAAATTTACGGAAACACCCACGTTCTGACCTTTGATCCTTTCTGCTGGCGTGAAGTTGCAGACGACATGTTGGAAGAAGCCAATGTTTCTGTGCTATATCACACGCTCGTATCTGAAGTATCTAAAGACGAAAATACGCTGACTGCTATCCGTATTGAATCAAGCGCAGGCAACTCCTACATTAAAGCCAAAGCATTTATCGATTGTACAGGTGATGCTGCACTTATCGCTAAAAGTGGACTCGAATACACATTTGGTGACAACGGAGCTATTCAAAACCCGACAATGATGTTCAGGGTTAGCAATGTCGATTCACCTGCTTTCTATGAATACTTCGGTAAAGACACAATCTGCCCTGCTGACTGCACCCGCAAGCTCTCCGATGCCTACGCAAAAGGCACATACAATACCCCACGAGACCGTGTTTGGATTTTCCCGACACCGCAGGAATCAATTTTTCTTATGAACTGCACTCAGCTTGCAGGGCAGCACGGTGAAATGCTCAACGTCATCAACCCAGAAGATCGTTCACATGCTGAAATATCAGGTCGCAGAGCCGCAAGAGAATATCATCGATTCTTTAAAGACAACATTCCTGCATTCAACGAGTCAGAATTAATTGATATGGCGCCGGAAGTCGGTGTTCGCCAGACTCGAACCATTGTAGGAGAGAAGCAGCTGAGCAACGAGCATGTTGCAAACTGCACTAAATGCGACGACAGCATTGCACGCTCTTCATGGCCGATTGAACTTCATGCTGGAGAAGTTTCCAAATTACAATGGCTTACTAATGACTATTACGAAATCCCGTATGGCACTTTGGTTCCAAAAGATTTGCGCAATGTCATTGTTGCCGGACGATCATTGTGTGCCGAGCATGAGGCGCTTGCTTCGTCCCGCGTTACAGCTCAATGCTTTGAATATGGACATGCCGCTGCTGTTGCCACAGGCTTACTATTTGAAGAGAACTGTAGCTACAAAGATGTTACTGTCAATGAGCTTCGTACCCGCATGGTCGCGAACGGAAGCTCTTTATAA